The Ascaphus truei isolate aAscTru1 chromosome 14, aAscTru1.hap1, whole genome shotgun sequence genome segment ctggatcggggctgtgtgcattgactggtcatgtgacccttcagcccGCTTGAAAAATAAATTTTCCATCTCCCCAAGCGCACGTGCACGAGCGCAGCGTGGCCATGCTAATTTGATTGCACTAAAGTGAGCGTGTCGAGGCAGCAGCCTTAGAAGTTCAAGTGCTTAATGGCATTAGGTTACAGATTATAGTAAAGCACTGCAATCATGAAATGAACTGGACATGAAGATTGAAGTTGGAGACATTTGTGTTCCTTTTCAAATCTACATGTAGGTATAAAACACATGGAATATAAGATAACTAGCAGAATAGCAACCACTTAAAAAACACACTGCCACTTTACATTTACCTAAAATGTTTTGTAACCGGCTACACTCATTTTGAGACTGAACATTtctaaaaagaacaaaaaaatacTTTCTTACTTGTAATATTCAGGCATATCTTCAGAGTTTATTACTCCCAGTTTAACAGAGGACAGGTGTGTGGAGAGAGCAGATTTGTGCAAAGACAGAGTGAGCTTCTCATGATAACGATCGACGTCCTTTACCGCAGCTAAAAATGGCAACAATATGGTTGTCAATCAGATACATAGATATATTTTCCCTCTCTCTTTCGTGTTTAGGATAACCACACATCTATCCCAAccatgtttgaattcccttattgtattagcccctaccacctccTGGAGACCATTTCCACCAACCCAGagaatgacctcttgttctagtacGTCTCTGGAAAATGCCTCCCTCTTGTAgtttgttgaaaccctttatgtatttaaaagttTATCATATCTGCCCTCCCCTCTATCTTCTAAACTGTTATCAATAACACTTTATGCTGCAACAATGTACTGGACTTCTAAAAACAATAGTTTGTTAAAGTTGGGTAATTAATTTAAGCACGACAGACATTACCTTGGATTACATCTCCAAGTTGATAATATGATAATGGGTCACCGTGGCTACTTTGAGAAGGGACATCTCTTACGGGACATAATGCCTGCAACAAATCAGTGAATATTTTGCAATATTTATAACAAAAATGAGTTTGTTCACATTTCCCCACAGCGCACATTTACACCCAAACACCACCATTTACTCTAAATAAGAAAAACATCGGAACTATGCCAAGTGGACTATTTTATGATAGTCAAGTTGTTGATCTGCTTACACTTATTTCTAAAGTTGATAGATCTCTTAAGATGCCGCTGCCCATAGAGATCAACACCACGAAAAAGCCAAATTCACGTATGGAGTTTATTCTTCCAACTACCACATCACCACGTTCCACATCTCGAAAGAAcagctcactcttctccctgCTGGGAACCTCCATGAATTGCTCCAAGGGGGGCATGACAGCATAATAATCTGAAATTAAAAAGGGATATAAAATCTCAAAAATAATACATGTTCAAAGCGTCTGACAGTCaagagcaaaaaaaaataattcaaacGAGTTGGTGTCTAAAACATTGAAGTGATCTCACGGCcaatataaactttttttttttacattttcctgCTACGCATTATTTAGTTTGAAAAGGAGAATTACTTACTAGGCTAAGTAACTGCATAGGGGAGGAATTGAACATGATTATTTCGTCTCAAACAATATCAATAGTAATACCTGTTAACTCATTTGATTCGGAAACCTTTGGTGCATTAGACGTCCATGAAACAGCAAAAAGAAGGTCCGCTTTCCTCGCGATGAACTGTTGTATTTCAATATTATCGACTTTCCTTTCCTTCCTgatggaaaataaataaaaaaagtcacAAGGGTTTTTAATATTCAGCAGTTATAAAGCGACAGCAGATTGTAATTATGTAGTTTATTAAGAAAGCACAATGAAAATGCTGCCTACTATGTACACTACAATTTAACAGTACAAAAACTAATCATCTTGTACTGCCAACTTCTAGGGCTTAAAACATTTATCTGTTCAAGAGAGATATATATTATTGAAAGTTCAATAGCGAAATTCTTCAGAATACTGTAATATCCctttttgaaaataaataaagttacttTTGTCTGCCCAGTACGCCCTAAATCTCATTGTATCTTTAGGTGCTGTAAACTGCAGCACACTCCATTATCGAGTTCCACTCCAACACAACTTGGGGTCACCCATCAGTTAGATTCCCACCCCCACTCCATCCTCCCCGTGGGGTCTCTCCCTACGAAagattcccctctccccccattctcccctTGGGGTCTCTCCCTCTTGGGGTCTTCCCcactgagacccccccccccagtactcgCCTCTGGGGTACTGCCCCAAGGCCTCCCTCCCAGAGACCTCCCCACCTGTACTGCGGCCACTTGGGCAGGTCCCCCAGCAGCTGGTTGAAGCCGGCGTGCTCGTGCTGCTCCCGCCGCAGCTGGGACAGGAGGGCTGGGCCGTGGTAGCTCAGGCACTGGCGGACCAGGTCCTTCTCCATGGTGCGGCCGGGTCACCGACCAACGGAACAGGAAGCGGCGAGGCCTGCACCCGACTGccgagcaggaggaggaggcccGGGAGGAGGCCCGACACCCTGCGCCGTCAGCAACAACACGTACTGCTCGCTCACCCATGAGAACTCCAACGTGATTGGTCGCTATGGGTGATGGGTTAGAACTCTGTTTGCCGATTGGTCAGTTTGAACATCCACGTTCGGCCATCTTTGATGTGGGCAAAAGTTTCTCTTCTGTGGCTTTGAGTGGTGCAGAGAAGTGTCTGTCAACATGATAAGGAGCTGATTGGATGCTGAGCTTTGTCTCTGCCCCTAACTGATGGAATATTTTTAGGTGCAATGCTGCTGTTGTTTTGTGGGCCAGATGTAGATAGTAAGGAGTTTCCTTTAGGATAAAAATTAGCTAAAGAGAGAAAGTGATTAAATAGCACAATTTCCCCCCCACATCTTTAtatagtacaggtagtcctcgttatccaacgtttcactttacaacgaatgacatatccaacgctttacaatgcaaccctatgggacgTTTttcaacgcctgaatgcgttatccgacgctcaccgccactgattaacatggggctcactttacagcggtttcactatccaacgctacttccagaatggattccgttggataaccgaggaccgcctgtactgaGGATGCATGTAGCACTTTACATAGATACAAACTAACAAAAAAAGCCACAATACAGGAAGGGAAATATAATGTAAAACTGGCATATGTACAAAAAGTCTACAAGTAAACATTGGAGAGATGAGGAGTCCCAGTCCCGGCTGTGGAGGGAGGCAGTAGTAACAGTGTTGATCCAAAGAGGATCAGAAAGGTTCCCTCTACATATAGCACGCGATGCTGGATTTAAATAGGCGGATAACAGTGATCCAACAGATAATTACTGTTAGGTCTATTGACCCATAGGAACCGGAaagatcagaaaataataaagttttattaattcaaatattcattaaaaacacacaaattcattcatacattaaaataaccccataGTGAAGTGGCTAAAACAGATAGCTTTCAAGGATAAGTATGTCTATATATCATGGATTCAAGCTGCTGTCTATAAACATCAACTCCAATTTTAAACACAGTGGTAATTGGAACAGTAATGTGATCCTGGCACATAGTGAGGCTCTTACTTATATCTTTAGGtatattgtatataaatatacatataatctAATTAATATCCAAAAAagacctttattttattttaatacctTTACTTAAtacctttatttcatatagcgcttttctcccaaggCGACTGAAAAGCACAGCACAATTACAGTACTGCatagcgcgtggtacgcagcacataggatttccACAGACGCAgtccctgcagagcttacaatctatcattttggtgcatgaggcacagggagataaagtgacaacCAAAATCACAAGGAGCTCTGCTGCCCCAGCACTTGACATGTAAGTGTGTGTGGTTTTTAGACTTTAGAGGGCGAGTAGCAAGTTTTGCAGAGGATACCGTTGCTGGGTTAAGGAGTTAAGCATACAAACAAAAATCTGCATTTCTGAGTTTACAAACCCATTTTTGGGGCTGATACAGGGGTATTAAGTGGTTTGTGTACAATCCGAAAGGGATGACACAGGGATTCTACCTGGGTTATCCTGCTTTAAATGCAATGACTTCACCTCCACAGTATTCCCTTTGTTATTATAGTGGGGTTATTGAATGGGGGACACGTAGGGAAAATATACATGTTAAAGACATCAAAGCAGAGGGCACTAGAGAATAGAACAGGTGCCAGGGGTAAAGGTTGGCAAAATATAATTGGGAAGGGTATGTATCGAATATACCCCAtgcagcaggggtgggcaactccagtcctcaagggtcaccaacaggtcaggtttttagaatatccctgcttcagcacaggtggctcaatcagtggctcagtcgaaaagccacagattgagccatctgtgcggaagctggaatatccttaaaacctgacctgttggtggcctgtgAGGACTGAAGATGCCCACCCCTGGATTAAAGCAGCGTTTCACTAAATAGACCTCCCTAATGGGTTTACAATTGAATTTACATGAAAGGAAGACCACAGAGATGGCTGGGGAACACACACGTACATTAAGGAAACCAGGACGTAGTGGGTAGGATAATTGCATTTAGTGAGGGGGTGGTGTCTGCATCTGTAATAACACAAAGAGGAGAGAAACTACCAATAAGTCAAAAATATCTATCAAGAGATATAGTAGGTGTGTGGCCACCGCAATACAAATCGAGTAATTGAAAAATAGAAGGCAACGCTGAAGCAGCTGGGTTCCCTGCCAGGGGTCTGTGCAAGGAATCATTTCAGCAAGGGATGTTCCCAATAATGGGACAGCGTTTTATTCACGAGCATGCAGATGATGCATCTTTCCTGGCCTCAATGGACCCAGGTATGGGAGGAACAGGAGAGATAACAATAGTGCCTTTtatacccccctccacccccaatctGTAATATGAGTGGTGGGGATTTATTACGCGTTGATTCGGGTAGTATAATGTAGACAGGTAGTTAGAATATCCATTGAAGAATGGGAGGGTTTCTAGCTGAGCAACCTGAAcgccatcttgtgtgttcacaCTAACTGGAAAAGCTAGAGGCCAGCACCTACATAGTTAATAGAATTAACAGGGAAAAGGCAAAGTTTCCTAGTTATCTAGAAGTAGCAAGGTCATTAATGCAAAGGGGCATTAGAGAAATACTGAGAAAGTGAGAGAATTTAGGGAGTAGAAAGAATGGGGTACAGGGGGTCCCTCTGGTACCTACAAACGCAGGGTTTACGGAGAGGCCAAAAACAACAAGGGTTTGTTCTCATTATGATGGAGTTGGTCAGAATAGCGGTTGATGGTATGAGTAGGCATATCAGAAGAATGTCTGGAGATAAACTATAGGGAGACATTGTTCTACATGAATGTCTAAGACTAGAGATAAGTTAAAGATGAAAATATATTTTGTtactgcctggggggggggggggaggcactgagtttgaagcagggaagcctggttcaattcctggtgtcggctccttgtgacgttgggcaagtcactttatctccctgtgcctcaggcaccaaaaacatagattgtaagctcctcggggcaggaacctgtgcctgcaaaatgtctctgtaaagcgctacgtaaaactagcatcgctatacaagaatatgctattattattattattattattattaataagagtttgcgcaccactgcgtGAGTATGACTCATCTTTCTATATTCCACAAGAGGGCGCTCCAGCCCTTCTATGAAAACAGGTACACACTAGTTCTCCTATATACTGAACACTGTAcgtattttgtcactttttttgttGTTCCCACCGTAACATTTTTAATGCCCATCTATATAGGAATACATGAGCTTACAAGTCCTGCCATGGCGCTGTTCcaattgtattatattattacaGTTCACCAATAAAGCACTTGTATTGCAAGATTCATTTGTACAGTAATTACAATATAGACATAACATAGAGAGCTGCCCTGTGACCCACTGATCATTTGTCAAATCGGTTATCCTgcagatcaggggtgctcaacacctattctccagcaccctccctcctcccccccaaaaggtcaggtttttaggatatccctgcttcagcacaggtggctcaatcggaggacttgagttgagccccCCTCGCTGTACATTCAGAGCAATGAATAGGACACAGGCAGTGGAAGATGCCtcgtctctctcacacaggcaGACATACAGTAGGTACAATGTGTATCTGGTTTTATTAGGAATACTAGAAAGGTATTGTGCAAATGTGTTCAATATAAGAAGccggggtgaccaactccagtcctcacggatttgaaggacatccctgcttcagcacaggtggatcaatcagtggttGTTGaagatggagccacctgtgctgaagcagggatatccttaatacctggctcCCTGCTgtttgcccttgaggactggagttggacacccctgtaattaagcagttacagtacataagCAATCTACCTCTGGGTTACGGGACAGTTTAGGAACAGAGCCCGGTAACTTAGTTCTGATAACTCTACACTCGCAGAATATTCAACCTCGAAATAAAGCAGATTTGAGAAAAATTGCAGTGATGGCCATTGGTCAGCATCCacacaaaaatgtatttacattgaaaaatatatacaaaatctgAGCAAGTGGCACTGCATCTTTACAAGTGGCTAGTTCAAGATATGCTCATATAGAACCACTGAGCATTTGTAATGGAGAAATTTAATATAATGTTTTCTCATCACCACAATTATCCTGCACATAATCGTTTCCATTTTTTGTTTTTGCATCACGTGTAATCTTTTAACCGTCTTTGAAAAAGGTAAACTCCTGATGCGCCCTCCTGTATAAAATGATCAATTaaaccaacaataaaagaaaacggAAACATTAAAGCTTTGGTTATGAATAATCCAATCTAGTCTCAGATGTTTTTATGACTGTCACCGAAATTCCCACTATTATTTCAATGATGAAAACGGCATTTGAGggttctttttattcttgtatggTTGCAACACGCTGAATGACTTAAAGGACAAAGATCATTTTATAACTAAATCGCTGAGTATTTGCCAAACATAATTAACCCCTGTGCTGCCAGAGGGGCAatacaaggggttaataacaggTACAAAACATAACTAGtaatcagggttgccaccttctaatAAATAACCCagagacttttttttttgcaggtttttatgatcacgcatgcgcagtagctaagtgccagtcgcgcatgcgcagcagcaaAAATATTAATTGTTCCCGCTagagagcgggccccccaagagcgcAGGCCCcggggctatagctacgcccccgCTTTCTGTGAATGTAGACGCGCAATACCTTCTGTATATGTGGCCCTGTGCACAGAGCACCTACAGGGAGGAAATTCCACTGGAATTTGGAAGAGCAATTCAGCACGAATCTCAGCATTGAACTGTTTCAGCGTTTTGAGCGGAGTCCCATGTGGAACTCctctgagccagcaggtaaataCTTTAACGCAGATCATTCTAAGAAGCTGCACACGTTCATATTTGAACATCCGAAAGAAGAGGTCAATTCAATTCCTTTTTTTCCTTCCGATTAGCGTTCATATGGTCCCAGAAATCTAAGGTTATTACATCCGTGGCAGGTCCATGTTCTGTATCTACTTATTTTGTGTTCTGAATAGCATAACCCAGTTGTGCTCaagtaccccctccccccaacaggtcaggttttcatgatatcccagcttcagcacaggtggtcaggTGTGCGTAGCACAGgtggtcgaagactgagcctctgaattAGCtacttttgctgaagcagggactgattggaccatctatgctgaagctgggatatcctgaaatcctgacctgttggtggggggggggggggagggcttgaggactggagttgagcgcccctggttTAAGCAATAGAGAGGTGACGACATTTCGTTTTTATCCAAGCCCTTTACTCTATGGATTTGCAGGTTTTTTTTGTTATTGGTTATTTAGATTTTGAAAATgaccaacaaaataaaaagtaaatacaATGAGAAGGAGCATTATCAATACTATTTCAAATGAAAATGCACATATAAGTGTTTATTCAAACACTTTTAAACTATGAACTATTTAATTGACATCAAAATATTGGGAAAGAGAAACATAATACAAGAAAATATAATGTAACATTGTTAAATAGTATTTGCAATTTCTAACTTTAAGTTGgtattttaatcaatcatttTAGGGACGTCCATTTATTATAAACTCCACATAGTAGAGGACAATGCTGTTACATTTCTTTACAATGAATATCTGTGAAGGTTGAACGGTGACATTAAGTTT includes the following:
- the TTC14 gene encoding tetratricopeptide repeat protein 14 isoform X2, translated to MEKDLVRQCLSYHGPALLSQLRREQHEHAGFNQLLGDLPKWPQYRKERKVDNIEIQQFIARKADLLFAVSWTSNAPKVSESNELTDYYAVMPPLEQFMEVPSREKSELFFRDVERGDVVVGRINSIREFGFFVVLISMGSGILRDLSTLEISALCPVRDVPSQSSHGDPLSYYQLGDVIQAAVKDVDRYHEKLTLSLHKSALSTHLSSVKLGVINSEDMPEYYKQSIAVSSSNLNTYGKVLQQSLGFSNPSIVEFLLGKLGIDESNPPSLIRGLQRENYRNEDYAPYLRKKQSSSWALKCVKIGVDYFKVGRHVDAMNEYNKALEIDVKNVEALVARGALYATKGSLNKAISDFEVALENCPTHRNARKYLCQTLVERGGQLEEEDKLLNAESHYNKALSVDATFAEAEEALMKVRASMQRETG